A stretch of Brassica napus cultivar Da-Ae chromosome C6, Da-Ae, whole genome shotgun sequence DNA encodes these proteins:
- the LOC106454379 gene encoding uncharacterized protein LOC106454379, which yields MEKVEKLQFPALDITGTNYISWVTNVELHLESLGLSQTVKENNTSTPQEKAKSVIFLRRHLDESIIYDYANMRDPKELWKSLKDRFDHQKDITLPLARDEWQSLRFQDFDKVMNYNSAVLGIVAKLRYCGETITESQMLEKTYTTFHKSHITLQQQYRLRGYTKFSELVVALLIAEKNNELLIKNHMTRPTGSKPFPEANALDAKKPLRENNTFRARGRGRQNYRGRRQNYNPKDRKSFQWVRSEQTPKGKEHQGNTSQKREEACFRCGTKGHWSRLCRTPAHLCALYKESVKGKEKEVNFAEHSEGTTHLDASDFVNDFEETAITEV from the coding sequence atggaaAAAGTAGAGAAGCTCCAATTTCCAGCTTTAGACATCACTGGTACCAACTACATTTCATGGGTTACAAATGTTGAACTTCATCTTGAATCTCTTGGTCTATCCCAGACCGTTAAAGAGAATAATACTTCAACGCCTCAAGAAAAGGCTAAATCGGTAATCTTCCTTAGAAGACACCTTGATGAAAGTATTATTTATGACTATGCCAACATGAGAGACCCTAAAGAGCTATGGAAGTCTCTGAAAGATCGTTTTGATCATCAGAAAGACATAACACTTCCACTTGCTCGGGATGAATGGCAGAGTCTCAGATTCCAAGATTTCGACAAAGTGATGAATTACAATTCTGCTGTGTTAGGAATTGTGGCTAAATTGAGATACTGTGGTGAAACGATCACCGAATCTCAAATGCTTGAGAAGACATACACCACATTCCACAAGAGCCACATCACCCTGCAACAACAGTACAGATTGCGGGGATATACCAAATTTTCGGAATTGGTTGTAGCTCTTCTCATAGCAGAAAAGAACAACGAGCTTCTGATCAAGAATCACATGACCCGTCCAACTGGTTCTAAACCGTTTCCTGAAGCAAACGCATTAGATGCGAAGAAACCACTAAGGGAAAATAATACCTTTCGGGCTCGCGGTCGCGGTCGTCAAAACTACCGTGGACGACGACAAAATTACAATCCAAAAGATAGGAAGTCATTCCAGTGGGTCCGCTCTGAACAAACCCCTAAGGGCAAAGAACACCAAGGAAATACCTCCCAGAAGCGAGAAGAAGCTTGTTTCAGATGCGGTACTAAGGGACATTGGTCTCGTTTATGTCGTACCCCTGCACACCTTTGTGCTCTATATAAGGAGTCCGTCAaagggaaagaaaaagaagtaaaCTTTGCGGAACACTCTGAGGGTACAACGCACCTTGATGCGTCTGACTTTGTGAATGATTTCGAGGAGACCGCTATCACGGAAGTTTAA